The following is a genomic window from Nitrospira sp..
GGCTCTCTTATCAGGAGCGTGCTAAGCTGCGGCTCGTGTACCCGGGCGTCCGGAATACTTTGCACCTATTCCGGCTTCGCCGCGGGAACCGGATGGAGAGAACCGGATGGATGTGCTGTCCGAAGTGCTCAAGGCCGTGAAACTCGACGGCGCGGTGTTCTTCACCGGTGAATTTGCTGCGCCCTGGTGCGCGCGAGAGCCGGACGCCGGCACCATGGCGTCGTGCCTGCCCACCCACGCCAACCACGTCATCATTTTCCATCTGCTGCTCGAAGGACGGGGCTATGCCCGCATTGAACAGGACGACCGGACGATGCCGGTCACGGCCGGAGACATCGTGATGTTCCCCCATGGCGATGCGCACCTGATGGGAAACGGCCCTCCCGTCCCGCCGGTGGACTCCTCTCAGCAAGTCCGGCAGATCATCGCGGAAGGCCGCATCCTGACTCAACTGGCCGGGGGTGGTGAAGTCACGAAGCTGATCTGCGGATACTTGACCTGCGACGCGCAACTCAGCGAGGTCTTTCTCGCGGGACTGCCTTCGATCCTCAAGATCAATATCCGGGATACCCCGTCGGGACAGTGGCTGGAAGATACGCTCCGCTATTCCGTCACGCAGGCAGAGGCCTATGGCCCAGGCGGCGCCGCGGTCATCGCCAAGGTATCCGAAGCGTTGTTCGTGGAAACATTGCGGCGGTACATTGCGCAATTGCCGCCCACGCAGACGGGATGGCTGGCCGGTGTGCGCGATCCGGGAGTGGGCAAAGCACTGGCGCTCTTGCATCGACAGCCGGCTCATCCATGGACCATCGCTTCGCTCGCTGCCGAAGTCGGGATCTCCCGCTCTGTGCTCGCTGAACGGTTCCAGCGCTATCTGGAGGATACGCCGATCGGCTACCTTACCCGCTTGCGGTTGCACCTCGCTGCGCGCCTCTTGACCTCCACGTCCAAGAGTGTGGCTGAAATCGCGGGTGATATCGGCTATGAGTCCGAGCCCTCCTTCAATCGCGCCTTCAAACGTGAGTTCGGCCTCCCACCGGCCCAATTCCGGAGCCGATCGAAAACCGCCCGCCGCGCAACGACGAACGGTCGGCGAACCGCCGCTCCTGACACCGCGTAGCGTAGGAGGAGTGGTTGCTCCCGACCTTGACTCGTTCTATCTTGCCGCAGAGGGTAGGCCGATTGTTTGCTTCGCAGGGCTCGTCGGTCCCATCTACTCAACCATCGTCCCGTGGCAGAAGGAGACCTTATGCGATTCGTCAAGGTGAAGGATGAAGAACGTACCGGTGAGGTGGCCATCAATCTCGACCTGGTTCGCGAAGTGCACTTCGGAGGAGGCTTGTTGCATCTCTATTTCGAACGCAGTTCTTCGGCGCAGGACGATATGACCTTTACCGGCGAGAACGCTCAGAAAATCTGGGCGGCGATGGGGTAAGGGTTGCGTCATCCATGGAAAGGGCTCACGCCCTGCCTCGGCTCTTCGCCTCAACGACCTGGCACCGAAGAACCTCGACACCTGGGCCATCCGACAGATTGACTTCGAGGCGGCAGGTCGGTACGATCACCTCCAACAGCTAGGGGGGCCAATAGGCTGAGAGTCCGAGCAAGTCGGACGACCCTCACAACCTGACCTGGGTAATACCAGCGTAGGGAAGCGACCGATCGACTGGCTTCGTGATCGCTTCAAGCCGCACCCGAGCTGGATGCGGCTTTTTTATTCGGCCGTCACACGCTCACCTCCGTTGAGATGAAAGGATTGCCGCTATGAGCGAGGCCTACAGAGAGAATGGTTCCAGCAACGGTCACGGCTCCATGCCCTCGATCGCCCGTCTCACCACGACGCCGTTTGCGGCCTCGCGCAAGGTGCACGTCAACGGCTCCCTGCCGGGGGTCCGGGTTCCGATGCGCGAAATCAGCCTGACCACCACACACCAAGCCAATGGAAAGGGTGAGACGCCGAACCAGCCGGTCACGGTCTACGATACATCCGGTCCCTATACCGATCCCGCGATACAGATCGACGTACGCGCCGGACTGCCGCCGTTGCGGAGGGCCTGGATCGAGAGCCGCCAGGACACGGAAGAACTCCCGCAAGTCACGTCGCAGTATGGACGACTCCGAGCGGCGGACCCCAAACTGACCGACCTTCGGTTTGAGCATATTCGCAAGCCGCTCCGCGCCAAATCCGGGCGGAATGTCAGCCAGATGCACTATGCCAAACAAGGCATCATCACGCCGGAAATGGAATTCATCGCCATCCGGGAAAACCAATCCCGTGACCGGGCTCGAGAGGTAATGGCGGCGAGTAACGGCCATGGGGGTGGGGTCGCGCAGCATCCAGGTCAGGCCTGGGGCGCCAACATTCCGAGCAAGATCACGCCGGAATTCGTGCGCGACGAAGTCGCCCGCGGCCGCGCCATTATCCCGGCCAACATCAACCACCCGGAAACCGAGCCGATGATCATCGGCCGGAACTTCCTCGTGAAGATCAACAGCAATATCGGCAATTCCGCCGTCGCCTCTTCGATCGAAGAGGAAGTCGAAAAGATGATCTGGTCGATCCGTTGGGGCGCCGACACGGTTATGGATCTCTCGACCGGCAAAAATATCCACGAAACGCGCGAATGGATCATCCGCAACTCCCCCGTGCCGATCGGGACAGTGCCGATCTATCAGGCACTCGAAAAGGTCGGCGGCAAGGCCGAGGAGCTGACCTGGGACATTTTCCGCGATACGCTGATCGAGCAGGCCGAGCAGGGGGTGGACTATTTCACCATCCACGCTGGTGTGCTGTTGCGCTATGTGCCCATGACGGCCACACGCATGACCGGTATCGTCTCGCGCGGCGGGTCGATCCATGCGAAGTGGTGCTTAGCCCATCACCAGGAAAACTTCGCCTATACCCATTTCGAAGAGATCTGCGAGATCATGAAGGCCTATGACGTGTCGTTCAGTCTCGGCGACGGCCTGCGTCCCGGTTCCATCGCCGACGCCAACGACGACGCGCAATTCGCCGAGTTGGAGACGCTGGGCGAGTTGACCAAGATCGCCTGGCGACACGATGTGCAGGTGATGATCGAAGGGCCTGGCCACGTCCCGATGCATCTCATTCAAGAGAACATGGAGAAGCAACTGAAGGAATGTCAGGAGGCGCCCTTCTATACCTTGGGGCCGCTCACCACGGATATTGCGCCGGGCTACGACCACATCACCTCCGGCATCGGCGCCGCGATGATCGGCTGGTACGGATGCGCTATGCTCTGCTACGTCACCCCGAAGGAGCATCTCGGGCTGCCGACGAAGGAAGACGTGAAGGTCGGGGTCGTAACCTACAAAATCGCCGCCCATGCGGCGGACTTGGCCAAGGGCCACCCTGGAGCGCAGGCCCGCGACAATGCCCTGTCCAAGGCACGGTTCGAGTTCCGATGGGAAGACCAATTCAACCTGTCGCTGGACCCGGACACCGCCCGCTCGTACCACGATGCGACGTTACCGGACAATGCCGCGAAGGTCGCCCATTTCTGCAGCATGTGCGGGCCGCACTTCTGCTCGATGAAAATCACGCAAGATGTCCGGGACTATGCGGCGCAGAAACAGCTGGAAGAGCAACAGGCGATTCAGATCGGCATGAAAGAAAAGTCGGAAGAGTTTAAAAAAGCCGGGGCAGAAATTTATCTCTAAGGCTGGTCAAACTGGCTGCCCGGCGAGGCCGCAGGCAAGGCCAAACCGGAGGCGGACCCTCAGGGGTACGTTGAGGATTTGGACGGGCTGAGAACGAAGCCGGAAGCCATTTTCAACAGCCGTTGAAGGGGAAGACCGCATGAGAAAGCCAAAGCCGGC
Proteins encoded in this region:
- a CDS encoding Transcriptional regulator, AraC family — its product is MDVLSEVLKAVKLDGAVFFTGEFAAPWCAREPDAGTMASCLPTHANHVIIFHLLLEGRGYARIEQDDRTMPVTAGDIVMFPHGDAHLMGNGPPVPPVDSSQQVRQIIAEGRILTQLAGGGEVTKLICGYLTCDAQLSEVFLAGLPSILKINIRDTPSGQWLEDTLRYSVTQAEAYGPGGAAVIAKVSEALFVETLRRYIAQLPPTQTGWLAGVRDPGVGKALALLHRQPAHPWTIASLAAEVGISRSVLAERFQRYLEDTPIGYLTRLRLHLAARLLTSTSKSVAEIAGDIGYESEPSFNRAFKREFGLPPAQFRSRSKTARRATTNGRRTAAPDTA
- a CDS encoding Phosphomethylpyrimidine synthase ThiC, which translates into the protein MSEAYRENGSSNGHGSMPSIARLTTTPFAASRKVHVNGSLPGVRVPMREISLTTTHQANGKGETPNQPVTVYDTSGPYTDPAIQIDVRAGLPPLRRAWIESRQDTEELPQVTSQYGRLRAADPKLTDLRFEHIRKPLRAKSGRNVSQMHYAKQGIITPEMEFIAIRENQSRDRAREVMAASNGHGGGVAQHPGQAWGANIPSKITPEFVRDEVARGRAIIPANINHPETEPMIIGRNFLVKINSNIGNSAVASSIEEEVEKMIWSIRWGADTVMDLSTGKNIHETREWIIRNSPVPIGTVPIYQALEKVGGKAEELTWDIFRDTLIEQAEQGVDYFTIHAGVLLRYVPMTATRMTGIVSRGGSIHAKWCLAHHQENFAYTHFEEICEIMKAYDVSFSLGDGLRPGSIADANDDAQFAELETLGELTKIAWRHDVQVMIEGPGHVPMHLIQENMEKQLKECQEAPFYTLGPLTTDIAPGYDHITSGIGAAMIGWYGCAMLCYVTPKEHLGLPTKEDVKVGVVTYKIAAHAADLAKGHPGAQARDNALSKARFEFRWEDQFNLSLDPDTARSYHDATLPDNAAKVAHFCSMCGPHFCSMKITQDVRDYAAQKQLEEQQAIQIGMKEKSEEFKKAGAEIYL